A window of candidate division KSB1 bacterium contains these coding sequences:
- a CDS encoding CHAT domain-containing protein has translation MQDLNSALLYYHISTDGSYVLAITNNTMDVIRLPVDAPEIGNAVDSLLVPFHTIQNLGMDSPAFRSHIAYQLYQWLIQPVVDQMPLPENLVIIRDAPLYNLPFDMLLTRKTSRACYYPPDIPDYSDDFLLHTYSISYSPSAYFLIVGPEKTRNNSILVLANPTADEHQNSAARQRLRSQFDWVFGSLPFLGTGITVNRDLFSRQRVLKRESATENAVNKRAPHADILHFATHAFADTVYEAFSGVLLARTDSTSDDGILMGYEIETLPLNCDLVTLSACETGSGQSGAR, from the coding sequence TTGCAGGATTTAAACAGCGCCTTGTTGTATTATCATATTTCCACAGACGGGAGCTATGTCCTGGCGATCACTAACAACACTATGGATGTGATACGGCTGCCGGTGGACGCGCCGGAGATCGGAAATGCAGTCGATTCGCTGCTGGTGCCCTTTCATACTATTCAAAACCTTGGCATGGACAGTCCGGCCTTTCGTTCTCATATTGCCTACCAGCTTTATCAGTGGTTGATTCAGCCGGTTGTTGATCAAATGCCGTTACCTGAAAATCTGGTTATTATCCGGGACGCGCCGCTCTATAATCTGCCTTTTGATATGTTGCTGACCCGGAAAACCTCGCGCGCCTGTTATTATCCGCCGGATATCCCGGATTATTCCGATGATTTTCTGCTTCACACATATTCAATCTCTTATTCTCCGTCTGCTTACTTTTTGATTGTGGGGCCTGAGAAAACCCGCAACAACTCGATTCTTGTGCTGGCCAATCCCACGGCTGACGAACATCAAAATTCAGCCGCCCGACAGCGGCTGCGCAGTCAGTTCGACTGGGTGTTCGGCAGTCTGCCGTTTCTCGGAACTGGAATCACAGTCAATCGGGATTTGTTTTCCAGGCAGCGTGTTTTGAAACGCGAATCGGCTACTGAAAACGCGGTTAACAAAAGAGCGCCGCATGCCGATATTCTGCATTTTGCCACCCACGCATTTGCCGATACCGTGTATGAAGCCTTTTCAGGGGTGCTCCTGGCTCGCACTGATTCAACCTCAGACGACGGGATCTTGATGGGCTACGAAATCGAAACCCTGCCTCTGAATTGCGATCTGGTGACACTGAGCGCCTGTGAAACCGGCAGTGGGCAAAGTGGTGCGCGGTGA
- a CDS encoding glycosyltransferase family 2 protein produces the protein MENPDITVVIPAFNEQESIRNTIEKLQIMMDSDPRVWECIVVDDGSLDDTAKIASSCRVKLIRHSRQKGYGAALKTAILASSSEIICITDADETYPNDKLPVMVNELADGVYDMVVGDRQGKYIKSQKARGLTKWTLKKIANWLVSEKIPDLNSGLRVFRRQALVGFLSILPDGFSFTTTITLAMLTNDYSVRYYPIDYFERKGRSKIRPVHDTLGFVNLILKIGLYFKPLKIFFSLSLVLVLVAVFWALFSVFVMGQFADASTMAILMAAFQIGALGLLAELINTRIHASFRKKSETIENK, from the coding sequence GTGGAAAACCCTGATATTACAGTGGTGATACCTGCGTTTAATGAGCAGGAGAGCATCCGCAACACAATCGAAAAGTTGCAGATCATGATGGATTCCGATCCGCGTGTTTGGGAATGTATTGTAGTGGACGACGGGTCACTGGATGACACCGCAAAGATCGCATCTTCCTGTCGTGTCAAACTCATCAGGCATTCCCGGCAAAAAGGGTATGGCGCGGCGCTAAAGACAGCAATTTTAGCCAGTTCTTCCGAAATAATCTGCATAACAGATGCGGATGAGACCTATCCGAATGATAAATTGCCTGTAATGGTCAATGAGCTTGCCGACGGGGTTTATGATATGGTCGTAGGGGATAGACAGGGGAAATACATCAAATCTCAAAAAGCCCGCGGACTGACCAAATGGACGCTAAAAAAGATTGCCAATTGGCTTGTCAGTGAAAAAATTCCGGATCTGAATTCCGGGCTTCGGGTCTTTCGCCGACAGGCTCTGGTCGGTTTTCTGAGCATCCTGCCGGACGGATTTTCTTTTACGACAACCATTACCTTGGCAATGCTCACCAATGATTATTCGGTCCGATATTATCCTATTGATTATTTTGAGCGCAAAGGCCGCTCAAAAATACGCCCTGTACATGATACCCTGGGATTTGTTAATCTGATTTTAAAGATCGGATTGTATTTTAAACCGCTGAAAATATTTTTTTCTCTGAGCTTGGTTCTCGTGCTTGTCGCTGTTTTTTGGGCGCTGTTTAGTGTGTTTGTTATGGGCCAATTCGCTGATGCCAGCACCATGGCTATTCTGATGGCCGCCTTTCAGATTGGTGCACTCGGATTACTGGCGGAATTGATCAATACCCGTATTCATGCAAGTTTCAGAAAAAAAAGTGAAACAATTGAAAACAAATAA
- a CDS encoding CHAT domain-containing protein — protein MKPAVGKVVRGEGIMSLPREFLYAGAKSVLMSFWKVDDEFTSRLMPQFYRFYLKKNIPTAKALTFAKRQVLTNEREPSKYHAQHPFFWASFALYGHPGSSRAAAAKAWLYLLAAAVMLTLAGVVLHKRRNVR, from the coding sequence GTGAAACCGGCAGTGGGCAAAGTGGTGCGCGGTGAAGGGATTATGAGCTTGCCGCGTGAGTTTTTATATGCCGGCGCAAAATCAGTGCTCATGTCGTTTTGGAAGGTTGATGACGAGTTTACATCCAGATTGATGCCGCAGTTTTACCGGTTTTATCTGAAAAAGAATATCCCGACGGCAAAAGCTCTGACTTTTGCAAAGCGGCAGGTTTTGACCAATGAAAGAGAACCCTCTAAATACCATGCTCAGCATCCGTTTTTCTGGGCGTCTTTTGCGCTGTACGGGCATCCGGGGAGCAGTCGGGCCGCCGCAGCTAAAGCGTGGTTGTACCTGCTTGCTGCGGCAGTGATGCTCACATTAGCCGGGGTCGTCCTGCATAAACGGCGAAATGTACGTTGA